A region from the uncultured Bacteroides sp. genome encodes:
- a CDS encoding TlpA disulfide reductase family protein, producing MRKIIYLFAATTLGLAACTGGNKGYTVTGTVEGAVNGDTVFLQERANRQFNKLDTAVIADGTFAFKGVQDSTVNRYITYVKGDKQLIMDFFLENGKINVKLGKEDDSATGTLSNDAYQEFRTKINVINNKENAIYESMSDTTLTDKQKEAKIKEMDALEKDMLAVIKTSIEKNISNTVGVFLLNQYNYYMEYTEIEPLLAKVPANFLKNENILHLKELIKTAKATAVGQKFVDIEMLTPEGKPIKLSDYAGKGKVVLVDFWASWCGPCRQEMPNLVSAYAKYKNKGFEIVGVSLDKDGESWKGGIKQLNITWPQMSDLKYWDSEGSKLYAIRSIPHTVLIDKDGTILAHSLRGEELLAKLTELLK from the coding sequence ATGAGAAAAATCATTTATTTATTTGCTGCAACCACTCTGGGGTTGGCTGCCTGCACAGGCGGAAATAAGGGTTACACGGTTACAGGTACTGTAGAGGGAGCTGTCAATGGAGATACAGTATTTCTTCAGGAACGCGCCAACAGACAATTCAACAAACTGGATACTGCTGTTATTGCCGATGGAACATTTGCCTTTAAAGGTGTACAAGATTCTACTGTAAATCGCTATATTACTTATGTAAAAGGCGACAAACAACTGATAATGGATTTCTTCTTAGAGAATGGAAAAATTAACGTAAAGCTCGGCAAGGAGGATGACTCGGCAACCGGAACTCTCTCTAACGATGCATACCAGGAGTTTAGGACGAAGATAAACGTCATCAACAACAAAGAAAATGCCATCTACGAGTCGATGAGTGACACAACTTTAACCGACAAACAGAAGGAAGCCAAAATAAAAGAAATGGATGCACTGGAGAAGGATATGCTGGCTGTAATTAAGACTAGTATCGAAAAGAATATCAGCAATACGGTGGGGGTATTCTTACTGAACCAGTATAATTACTACATGGAGTATACCGAAATAGAACCGCTTCTGGCCAAAGTTCCGGCTAATTTTCTGAAAAACGAGAATATATTGCATTTAAAAGAACTCATAAAAACAGCAAAAGCAACTGCCGTAGGACAGAAATTTGTTGATATCGAGATGCTTACTCCCGAGGGTAAACCAATAAAGTTGTCGGATTACGCCGGAAAAGGGAAAGTTGTATTGGTTGATTTTTGGGCAAGTTGGTGTGGTCCTTGCCGACAGGAAATGCCTAATTTAGTTAGCGCTTATGCCAAATATAAGAATAAGGGATTTGAAATTGTAGGTGTCTCTCTGGATAAAGACGGAGAATCGTGGAAAGGAGGCATCAAACAACTAAATATTACCTGGCCTCAAATGTCCGATCTGAAGTACTGGGATAGTGAAGGTTCGAAACTTTATGCTATTCGCAGCATTCCTCATACTGTGTTGATAGACAAAGACGGAACAATCTTAGCACATAGTTTGCGCGGTGAAGAGTTGTTAGCTAAACTGACTGAATTACTAAAATAG
- a CDS encoding glycosyltransferase family 1 protein: MKIKVSNVNTPNWREVTVKSSIPAELDKLSEMARNIWWSWNYEATELFRSLDSALWKEVGQNPVLFLERMNFEKMETLSNDKVVLKRMNDVYAKFRDYMDVEPDKKRPSVAYFSMEYGLNHVLKIYSGGLGVLAGDYLKEASDSNVDLCAVGFLYRYGYFTQTLAIDGQQIANYEAQNFGTLPLERVHGADGQPLIVDVPYIDYVVHACVWKVNVGRISLYLLDTDNEMNSEFDRSITHQLYGGDWENRLKQEILLGIGGILTLKALGIKKDIYHCNEGHAALINVQRICDYVAEGLTFNQAIELVRASSLYTVHTPVPAGHDYFDEGLFGKYMSVYPSKMDISWDDLMDLGRNNPGDRSERFCMSVFACNTSQEVNGVSWLHGKVSQEMFASIWKGYFPEESHVGYVTNGVHFPTWSAREWKQLYAKYFDDNFLYDQSNPKMWEAIYNVPDEEIWDLRLKMKNKLVDYIRRQFSESWLKNQGDPSRIVSLMEKINPNALLIGFGRRFATYKRAHLLFTDLDRLAKIVNNPDRPVQFLFTGKAHPHDGAGQGLIKMIIEISRRPEFLGKIIFLENYDMQLARRLVTGVDIWLNTPTRPLEASGTSGEKALMNGVLNFSVLDGWWLEGYREHAGWMLTDKRTYQNQDHQDQLDAATIYSILETEILPLYYDRNAADYSEEWVKYVKNSIAQIAPHYTMKRQIDDYYDKFYTKLAGRFHALNANDYQKAKEIASWKEEVAEKWDSIEIVSCEKTEELLQESLESGRDYTITYVIDEKGLNDAVGIELVTIHTNAEGKDHVYSVEPFDVVKKEGNLYTFKGKHSLSNAGSFKVAYRMYPKNPDLPHRQDFCYVRWFD; this comes from the coding sequence ATGAAGATTAAAGTAAGTAATGTGAATACTCCGAATTGGAGAGAGGTAACTGTAAAATCTTCTATTCCGGCGGAACTGGATAAGTTGTCTGAAATGGCCCGGAATATATGGTGGTCATGGAATTATGAGGCTACAGAACTGTTCAGAAGTCTTGATTCTGCCTTGTGGAAAGAAGTAGGCCAAAACCCGGTTCTTTTTCTTGAGCGTATGAATTTTGAGAAAATGGAAACTTTATCTAATGATAAGGTTGTTCTCAAGAGGATGAACGATGTATATGCTAAGTTTAGAGATTACATGGACGTCGAACCAGACAAGAAACGTCCATCTGTTGCTTACTTCAGTATGGAATATGGTTTGAATCACGTACTTAAAATATATTCCGGTGGCTTGGGTGTTCTTGCCGGTGATTATTTGAAAGAGGCATCGGATAGCAATGTAGATCTTTGTGCAGTGGGCTTTCTTTATCGTTACGGCTATTTTACGCAAACACTTGCTATTGATGGCCAACAGATAGCTAATTATGAAGCTCAGAATTTCGGAACTCTTCCTTTGGAGCGTGTGCACGGAGCAGACGGACAACCACTTATTGTTGATGTGCCTTATATTGATTATGTGGTACATGCTTGTGTCTGGAAAGTAAATGTGGGTCGCATCTCCTTGTATCTTCTTGATACGGATAATGAAATGAACAGTGAATTTGATCGTTCCATTACGCATCAGTTATATGGAGGCGATTGGGAAAACCGACTCAAACAAGAGATATTACTGGGCATAGGTGGCATTTTGACGTTGAAAGCCTTAGGTATTAAAAAAGATATCTATCATTGTAACGAAGGGCATGCGGCTTTAATCAATGTACAGCGTATTTGCGATTATGTGGCCGAAGGCCTTACTTTCAATCAGGCTATCGAGTTGGTTAGGGCTTCTTCATTATATACCGTTCATACTCCGGTTCCTGCGGGTCATGATTATTTCGACGAAGGGTTGTTCGGGAAATACATGAGTGTTTACCCTTCAAAAATGGACATATCGTGGGATGATTTGATGGATCTTGGTAGAAACAATCCGGGGGATAGGAGTGAGCGTTTTTGTATGTCGGTTTTTGCTTGCAATACTTCTCAGGAAGTAAATGGTGTGAGCTGGCTCCACGGTAAAGTGTCTCAAGAAATGTTTGCTTCTATCTGGAAGGGATATTTTCCGGAAGAAAGCCATGTGGGATATGTAACCAATGGCGTGCATTTTCCTACTTGGAGTGCAAGAGAATGGAAGCAATTGTATGCTAAATACTTTGATGATAATTTTTTGTATGACCAGTCTAATCCCAAAATGTGGGAAGCAATCTATAATGTTCCGGATGAAGAAATCTGGGATCTCCGTTTAAAGATGAAGAATAAGCTTGTTGATTATATTCGCAGGCAATTTAGTGAATCGTGGTTGAAAAATCAGGGAGATCCTTCACGTATTGTTTCTTTGATGGAAAAAATTAATCCCAATGCTTTGCTTATTGGTTTCGGACGTCGCTTCGCTACCTATAAACGTGCTCATCTGCTATTTACTGATCTTGATCGTTTGGCCAAGATAGTGAATAACCCTGATCGCCCCGTGCAATTTCTTTTCACCGGAAAGGCACATCCTCATGATGGTGCCGGACAGGGACTTATAAAAATGATTATTGAAATCTCACGTCGTCCGGAGTTTTTAGGAAAGATAATCTTTCTGGAAAATTATGATATGCAGTTGGCCCGTCGTTTAGTTACCGGAGTAGATATTTGGTTAAACACACCCACCCGTCCGTTGGAGGCATCGGGTACATCCGGAGAGAAAGCGCTGATGAACGGTGTGCTAAATTTCTCTGTGCTTGATGGTTGGTGGCTTGAGGGTTATCGTGAACATGCTGGATGGATGTTGACAGATAAACGTACTTATCAGAATCAAGATCATCAGGATCAGCTGGATGCTGCAACTATTTACAGTATTCTCGAAACGGAAATCTTGCCTCTTTACTATGATAGAAATGCGGCTGATTATTCTGAAGAGTGGGTTAAATATGTAAAGAACTCTATTGCTCAGATTGCTCCTCATTACACCATGAAACGCCAGATCGATGATTATTATGATAAATTTTATACTAAGCTAGCTGGACGTTTCCACGCTTTGAATGCTAATGACTATCAAAAAGCGAAGGAAATAGCTTCTTGGAAAGAAGAGGTTGCCGAAAAATGGGACTCAATAGAAATTGTTTCGTGCGAAAAAACGGAGGAATTGCTTCAGGAATCGTTAGAGAGCGGAAGAGATTATACCATTACTTATGTGATTGATGAAAAAGGGCTGAATGATGCTGTGGGCATTGAATTAGTTACTATCCATACCAATGCCGAAGGTAAAGATCATGTTTATTCGGTTGAGCCTTTCGATGTGGTAAAGAAAGAAGGTAATCTCTATACTTTCAAAGGAAAGCATAGCTTATCTAACGCCGGTAGCTTTAAGGTTGCTTATCGTATGTATCCCAAGAATCCGGATCTGCCTCATCGCCAGGACTTTTGTTATGTTCGCTGGTTTGACTAA
- a CDS encoding glycogen/starch synthase, with protein MIKELLSPNYIFEASWEVCNKVGGIYTVLSTRANTLQKNFHDKVIFIGPDIWQNVENPLFVESESFCSEWRKEALEKENLKVRIGRWNIPGEPIVLLVDFQPFFEQKNEIYAEMWNAFQVDSLHAYGDYDEASMFSYAAAKAVESFYRYNLSETDKVIYQAHEWMTGLGALYLQIAVPEIATIFTTHATSIGRSIAGNNKPLYDYLFAYNGDQMAQELNMQSKHSIEKQTAHSVDCFTTVSQITNNECKKLLDKEADVVLMNGFENDFVPKGSTFTGKRKRARAAMLNVANCLLGSDWGDDTLIVGTSGRYEFKNKGIDVFLESLYRLKSDKNLNKRVLAFINVPGWSGAAREDLIMRLKSKQKYTTQLDTPFFTHWLHDVGNDKVLNMLKSLDIANRPEDKVKVVFVPCYLNGVDGIFNKEYYDLLLGQDLSVYPSYYEPWGYTPLESVAFCVPTITTDLAGFGLWVNSLKNQHGINDGVEVLHRSDNNYTEVVDGIKNTISMFSSKTEDEIGEIRKRASEVAEQALWKHFIQYYYEAYDLALRKAEKRQTN; from the coding sequence ATGATAAAAGAATTATTATCTCCCAATTATATCTTTGAAGCAAGTTGGGAAGTTTGTAATAAAGTGGGGGGGATTTATACTGTATTGTCTACCAGAGCAAATACTTTGCAGAAGAATTTTCACGACAAAGTGATCTTTATTGGTCCTGATATCTGGCAAAACGTAGAAAACCCGTTGTTTGTTGAATCAGAAAGTTTCTGTAGCGAATGGCGGAAAGAAGCATTAGAAAAAGAGAATCTTAAGGTACGCATAGGGCGATGGAACATTCCGGGTGAACCAATTGTTCTATTAGTCGATTTTCAACCTTTCTTTGAACAGAAGAATGAAATATATGCTGAAATGTGGAATGCTTTTCAAGTAGATTCTTTACATGCTTACGGTGATTATGACGAAGCGTCTATGTTTTCGTATGCTGCGGCTAAAGCAGTGGAGAGCTTTTATAGGTATAATTTATCGGAAACAGATAAAGTTATTTATCAGGCGCACGAATGGATGACAGGTCTGGGAGCACTTTATCTTCAGATAGCTGTTCCCGAAATTGCTACTATTTTTACTACCCATGCAACATCAATCGGACGTTCTATAGCCGGAAATAATAAGCCACTTTACGACTATTTGTTTGCTTATAACGGTGACCAAATGGCACAAGAGCTTAATATGCAATCAAAGCATTCTATTGAAAAGCAAACAGCTCATTCTGTAGATTGTTTCACCACAGTGAGCCAGATAACCAATAATGAATGCAAAAAATTATTGGATAAAGAGGCTGATGTGGTGTTGATGAATGGTTTTGAAAACGATTTCGTTCCTAAAGGGAGCACTTTTACCGGAAAGCGCAAAAGAGCTCGTGCTGCTATGCTTAATGTGGCCAACTGCTTGTTGGGAAGTGATTGGGGAGACGATACGTTAATTGTGGGAACGAGCGGGCGTTATGAATTTAAAAACAAAGGCATTGATGTGTTCTTGGAATCGCTTTATCGTTTAAAGTCCGACAAAAATCTCAATAAAAGAGTTTTAGCTTTTATTAATGTGCCCGGTTGGTCGGGAGCTGCTCGCGAAGACCTTATAATGCGCCTAAAGAGTAAGCAGAAATACACAACCCAACTGGATACTCCTTTTTTTACTCATTGGCTGCATGATGTGGGAAATGATAAAGTGTTGAATATGCTCAAAAGTCTGGACATAGCTAATCGCCCCGAAGATAAAGTAAAAGTTGTTTTTGTGCCTTGTTACTTAAATGGAGTGGACGGCATTTTTAATAAAGAGTATTACGATTTATTATTAGGGCAAGATTTAAGTGTTTATCCTTCTTATTACGAGCCATGGGGATATACTCCGTTAGAGAGTGTGGCTTTTTGTGTTCCTACTATTACCACTGATCTTGCCGGCTTTGGCCTTTGGGTAAACAGTTTAAAGAACCAGCATGGCATTAATGACGGTGTAGAAGTGCTTCATCGCTCGGATAACAATTATACAGAGGTAGTTGATGGCATTAAAAATACGATTTCTATGTTTTCGTCTAAAACAGAGGATGAGATAGGAGAAATTCGTAAACGAGCCTCTGAAGTTGCCGAACAGGCACTGTGGAAGCATTTCATTCAATACTATTATGAAGCTTACGACCTTGCTCTACGCAAAGCTGAAAAACGTCAAACGAATTAG
- a CDS encoding V-type ATP synthase subunit K, whose product MEMNLFIAYIGIAVMVGLSGIGSAFGVTIAGNAAIGALKKNDSAFGNFLVLTALPGTQGLYGFAGYFMFQTIFGVLTPTITAIQAAAVLGSGIALGLVALFSAIRQGQVCANGIAAIGQGHNVFGNTLILAVFPELYAIVALAATFLMGSALV is encoded by the coding sequence ATGGAAATGAATTTGTTTATTGCCTATATCGGCATTGCAGTAATGGTTGGTTTATCGGGTATCGGTAGTGCATTTGGTGTGACTATTGCAGGTAATGCGGCTATCGGAGCCTTGAAGAAAAATGACAGTGCATTCGGTAATTTTCTTGTGTTAACAGCTCTTCCCGGTACGCAGGGTTTGTATGGATTTGCCGGATACTTTATGTTTCAAACTATTTTTGGTGTGCTGACACCTACCATAACGGCTATTCAGGCTGCTGCTGTTTTAGGTTCAGGCATTGCTTTGGGACTTGTGGCTCTGTTTTCTGCTATCCGTCAGGGACAGGTTTGCGCTAATGGTATTGCTGCAATCGGTCAGGGACACAATGTTTTTGGTAATACACTGATTCTGGCTGTGTTTCCCGAGCTTTATGCCATTGTAGCTTTGGCTGCCACTTTCCTCATGGGAAGCGCCCTGGTTTAA
- a CDS encoding V-type ATPase 116kDa subunit family protein codes for MITKMKKLTFLVYHKEYDNFLTNLRDLGVVHVAEKQQGMADSVELQEYIRLSARLSGSVKLLQNVKIDKKAEDVAKSTSERGMQVLEEVDALLNDKNRLTQQLQAYAKEIDILKAWGNFSPENIQRLRDAGFLVEFYVCSEGNFKEEWGEKYNAIIVNRLASKIFFITITQVGEEMDIDVEHLKLPAHSLQQIEFLSDGIRLELQENEARLVKLAKEDVLSLQAAQKQLQRKIDFSKVLLNTEQTTADKLMLLQGWAPAAKEDEVTAYLSTQEVYYDIAPPSSEDNVPIQLNNKGIFAWFEPICKLYMLPKYNELDLTPFFAPFFMLFFGLCLGDSGYGLFLLLGVSVYRMVTKNIGDTMKPILSLVQLLAVSTFFCGLLTGNFFGANFYNLDWAFVQRMKHAIVLDNNDMFRLSLILGAVQIMFGMVLKSVNQTIQFGFKYAVGTIGWIILLISLAISALLPSVLPMGGTVHLVILGIAALMIFFYNSPDKNIFINFGLGFWDSYNMVTGLLGDVLSYVRLFALGLSGGILASVFNSLAVGMSPDNVIAGPIVMVLIFVAGHSINIFMNVLGAMVHPMRLTFVEFFKNSGYEGGGKEYKPFSN; via the coding sequence ATGATTACAAAAATGAAAAAACTTACATTTCTTGTATATCATAAAGAGTATGATAATTTTCTTACTAATCTTCGTGACTTGGGTGTGGTTCATGTGGCAGAAAAACAACAAGGTATGGCTGATAGTGTAGAATTGCAGGAATATATCCGGTTATCTGCCCGTCTGTCCGGCTCGGTAAAGTTGCTCCAAAATGTAAAGATTGATAAGAAAGCGGAAGATGTTGCAAAATCAACGTCGGAAAGAGGCATGCAAGTGCTTGAGGAGGTGGACGCTTTGCTTAATGATAAGAATAGACTGACGCAGCAATTACAAGCGTATGCTAAAGAAATTGATATTTTGAAAGCTTGGGGGAATTTCTCTCCCGAAAATATCCAGCGGCTACGGGATGCCGGTTTTTTGGTTGAATTTTATGTTTGTTCTGAGGGTAATTTTAAAGAAGAATGGGGTGAAAAATACAATGCTATCATAGTAAATCGTCTGGCATCTAAAATTTTCTTTATAACCATTACTCAAGTTGGTGAAGAGATGGATATTGATGTTGAACATTTGAAGCTTCCGGCTCATTCGTTGCAGCAAATAGAATTTCTATCTGACGGCATTCGGCTGGAATTACAAGAAAATGAGGCACGGTTGGTAAAACTGGCTAAAGAAGATGTTTTGTCATTGCAGGCTGCTCAAAAACAGTTGCAGCGTAAAATTGATTTTTCAAAGGTTTTGCTTAATACCGAACAGACTACTGCCGACAAGTTAATGTTGCTACAAGGATGGGCTCCGGCTGCAAAAGAGGATGAAGTAACAGCTTATCTGAGCACTCAAGAAGTTTATTACGATATTGCTCCACCTAGTTCGGAAGATAACGTACCCATTCAACTCAATAATAAAGGTATTTTTGCTTGGTTTGAACCTATTTGCAAACTCTATATGCTTCCAAAGTATAATGAACTGGATCTGACTCCTTTCTTTGCTCCCTTCTTTATGCTGTTTTTCGGCCTCTGTCTGGGCGATTCAGGATATGGTTTATTCCTGCTTTTGGGAGTATCCGTTTACCGGATGGTAACAAAAAATATCGGAGATACGATGAAGCCCATACTTTCTTTGGTTCAATTACTGGCTGTATCTACCTTTTTTTGCGGTTTGTTAACGGGGAACTTTTTCGGGGCTAACTTTTATAATCTTGACTGGGCCTTCGTTCAACGAATGAAGCATGCCATTGTTTTGGATAATAATGATATGTTTCGGCTCTCTTTGATTCTTGGAGCTGTTCAGATTATGTTTGGTATGGTTCTTAAATCGGTAAATCAGACCATACAATTCGGCTTTAAATATGCTGTCGGTACAATCGGATGGATTATTCTTCTGATTTCGTTAGCTATTTCTGCTTTATTGCCTTCGGTACTACCCATGGGAGGAACAGTGCATTTGGTGATTCTCGGAATTGCAGCGTTGATGATATTCTTTTATAATAGTCCGGATAAGAATATCTTTATCAACTTCGGATTGGGCTTTTGGGATTCGTATAACATGGTAACCGGGTTATTGGGAGATGTGCTCTCTTATGTTCGCTTGTTTGCTCTGGGGCTTTCGGGAGGCATTCTGGCCAGTGTATTCAACAGTCTGGCTGTGGGGATGAGCCCTGATAATGTTATTGCCGGCCCCATCGTAATGGTGTTGATTTTCGTTGCCGGCCATTCAATTAACATTTTCATGAATGTACTGGGTGCTATGGTTCACCCTATGCGTCTGACCTTCGTTGAATTTTTCAAGAATTCTGGCTATGAAGGAGGCGGAAAAGAATATAAACCATTTAGCAATTGA
- a CDS encoding V-type ATP synthase subunit D, with the protein MAIKFQYNKTSLQQLEKQLKVRVRTLPIIKNKESALRMEVKRCKSEAVALEERLEKQIQAYEAMFALWNEFDASLIKVNDVHLGVKKIAGVRVPLLENVDFEIRSYSLFSAPKWYADGIHLLKGLAQTAIEREFTLAKLNLLEHARKKTTQKVNLFEKVQIPGYQDALLKIKRFMEDEENLSKSSQKILKSQQENRKEAEE; encoded by the coding sequence ATGGCTATAAAGTTTCAATATAACAAAACTTCTCTTCAGCAACTGGAAAAGCAACTGAAAGTACGTGTGCGCACTCTTCCTATTATAAAAAATAAGGAAAGTGCTTTGCGCATGGAAGTAAAGCGTTGCAAATCCGAAGCTGTAGCATTGGAAGAAAGACTTGAAAAGCAGATTCAGGCCTACGAAGCTATGTTTGCGCTTTGGAATGAGTTTGATGCCTCATTGATTAAAGTAAATGATGTTCATTTGGGCGTGAAGAAAATAGCCGGCGTGCGGGTTCCTTTATTAGAGAACGTTGATTTTGAGATTCGCTCCTATAGTCTGTTTAGTGCTCCCAAATGGTATGCTGATGGAATTCATTTATTAAAGGGGCTGGCTCAAACGGCTATAGAGCGTGAGTTTACTCTGGCTAAATTGAATTTACTGGAACATGCCCGGAAAAAAACAACTCAGAAAGTAAACCTTTTTGAGAAAGTACAGATACCCGGATATCAGGACGCTTTGCTAAAGATTAAACGCTTTATGGAAGATGAAGAGAATCTATCCAAATCTTCTCAAAAGATATTAAAATCTCAACAGGAAAACAGGAAGGAGGCAGAGGAATGA
- a CDS encoding V-type ATP synthase subunit B gives MATKAFQKIYTKITQITKATCSLRATGVGYDELATVNGKLAQVVKMAGDEVTLQVFEGTQGIPTNAEVVFLGKAPTIKVSEQLAGRFFNAFGDPIDGGSAIEGEEVEIGGPSVNPVRRKQPSELIATGIAGIDLNNTLVSGQKIPFFADPDQPFNQVMANVAMRAETDKIILGGMGMTNDDYLYFKNVFSNAGALDRIVSFVNTTENPPVERLLIPDMALTAAEYFAVKNSEKVLVLLTDMSSYADALSIVSNRMDQIPSKDSMPGSLYSDLAKIYEKAVQFPDGGSITIIAVTTLSGGDITHAVPDNTGYITEGQLFLRRDSDIGKVIVDPFRSLSRLKQLVIGKKTRRDHPQVMNAAVRLYADAANAKTKLENGFDLTNYDERTLSFAKDYSTQLLAIDVNLDTTEMLDVAWSLLSKYFRPEEVNIKQELVDEFWK, from the coding sequence ATGGCAACAAAAGCATTTCAAAAGATATATACCAAGATTACTCAGATAACGAAGGCTACTTGTTCGCTCAGGGCAACGGGAGTAGGTTATGATGAGTTGGCAACAGTTAATGGCAAGCTAGCCCAGGTGGTTAAAATGGCCGGAGATGAAGTAACCTTGCAGGTATTTGAAGGAACTCAAGGCATCCCTACGAATGCCGAAGTGGTGTTTCTGGGTAAAGCGCCAACAATAAAGGTTAGTGAACAACTTGCCGGTCGTTTCTTCAACGCCTTTGGAGATCCTATTGATGGCGGTTCTGCTATTGAAGGAGAAGAGGTAGAGATTGGCGGACCTTCCGTTAATCCGGTTCGTAGAAAACAACCTTCGGAGCTGATTGCTACCGGTATAGCAGGCATTGACTTAAACAATACATTAGTTTCAGGGCAGAAAATACCATTTTTTGCCGATCCTGATCAACCCTTTAATCAAGTAATGGCCAATGTGGCTATGCGTGCAGAGACAGACAAAATTATTCTGGGCGGTATGGGGATGACAAATGATGATTACCTTTATTTTAAGAATGTATTCTCTAATGCCGGCGCACTCGATCGTATTGTGAGTTTTGTAAATACGACAGAGAATCCTCCGGTAGAACGTCTGTTGATTCCTGATATGGCGCTTACAGCGGCAGAGTATTTTGCCGTGAAAAATAGTGAGAAGGTACTGGTCTTGCTAACAGATATGTCTTCGTATGCAGATGCGCTTTCTATTGTGTCAAATCGCATGGATCAGATTCCTTCTAAGGATTCTATGCCGGGATCACTCTATTCCGATTTGGCAAAGATATATGAAAAGGCAGTGCAATTTCCTGATGGAGGATCTATTACTATTATAGCCGTAACAACTTTATCGGGTGGTGATATTACGCATGCTGTGCCTGATAACACAGGATATATTACCGAGGGACAATTATTTCTGAGACGTGATAGTGATATAGGTAAAGTAATTGTGGATCCGTTCCGCTCGTTATCTCGTTTAAAACAGTTGGTTATCGGAAAGAAAACTCGTAGAGATCATCCTCAGGTAATGAATGCGGCCGTTCGTTTGTATGCCGATGCAGCGAATGCAAAAACCAAACTGGAAAATGGTTTTGATTTGACTAACTATGACGAGCGTACGCTTTCTTTTGCAAAAGATTACTCTACTCAGTTGCTGGCCATTGATGTCAATCTCGACACAACGGAGATGCTCGATGTGGCATGGAGCCTTTTAAGCAAATATTTCCGTCCGGAAGAAGTGAACATCAAGCAAGAACTGGTTGATGAATTCTGGAAATAA